A section of the Tepidisphaeraceae bacterium genome encodes:
- a CDS encoding AAA family ATPase, with amino-acid sequence MRIVAIINQKGGCGKTTTAINLAACLARLGQKTLLVDIDPQGHCGVGLAVPEEQIERTIYDALIEPGDGKVAKLNEVVWQIASDFDLAPSNIKLSAFEQVFAGRVGREDRLTKALAGVKDSYEWCIIDCPPSVGLLTFNALRACDECIVPVETGFFSLHGLAKQMETLQVLKEQCEKDVLIRVLPTLYDTRTKLAREVLSELRNKFRDQLMESTVNFNTKLKEAASFGQPITEYDPGSRGYKDFVNLARELMGHRPSEVEATPMEKMSRPAELVQRAKALAQLTNIQFGRGGMTAAAPAVITESNTAVLERPEIAPRTSIFGHPTATVTPAPAKSTEQKIEDFYGVKQVGEEVLFSARFDSARKVQIAGDFNGWSLVGTPLVSKAPGQWTTTLPLPRGRYKYRFVVDGQWLNDPNNTAVESNEFGELNNVVEVA; translated from the coding sequence ATGCGAATCGTAGCGATCATCAATCAAAAGGGCGGTTGTGGGAAGACGACCACCGCGATCAATCTGGCCGCCTGTCTGGCGCGCCTGGGACAGAAGACGCTCCTCGTCGACATCGACCCTCAGGGTCACTGCGGCGTCGGGCTGGCGGTGCCGGAGGAGCAGATCGAGCGCACGATCTACGACGCGCTGATCGAGCCCGGCGATGGCAAGGTCGCCAAGCTCAACGAGGTCGTCTGGCAGATCGCCAGCGACTTCGACCTGGCCCCCAGCAACATCAAGCTGAGCGCGTTCGAGCAGGTCTTCGCCGGCCGGGTGGGTCGCGAGGATCGGCTGACCAAGGCGCTGGCCGGCGTGAAGGACAGCTACGAGTGGTGCATCATCGACTGCCCGCCGAGCGTCGGGCTGCTGACGTTCAACGCGCTGCGCGCTTGTGACGAATGCATCGTGCCCGTGGAGACGGGCTTCTTCAGCTTGCACGGCCTGGCCAAGCAGATGGAGACGCTGCAGGTGCTGAAGGAGCAGTGCGAGAAGGACGTGCTGATCCGCGTGCTGCCCACGCTGTACGACACGCGCACGAAGCTGGCCCGCGAGGTGCTGAGCGAGCTGCGCAACAAGTTTCGCGACCAGCTGATGGAGAGCACCGTCAACTTCAACACGAAGCTGAAGGAGGCCGCCAGCTTCGGCCAGCCGATCACCGAGTACGACCCCGGCAGCCGTGGCTACAAGGACTTCGTGAACCTCGCCCGCGAGCTGATGGGCCACCGCCCGAGCGAAGTGGAAGCGACGCCGATGGAGAAGATGTCGCGTCCGGCGGAACTGGTTCAGCGGGCCAAGGCGCTGGCGCAACTGACGAACATCCAGTTTGGTCGCGGCGGCATGACCGCTGCGGCACCCGCCGTCATCACCGAATCGAATACTGCCGTGCTCGAACGGCCCGAGATTGCACCGCGCACGTCGATCTTCGGCCACCCAACCGCCACGGTCACCCCGGCACCCGCGAAGTCGACCGAACAGAAGATCGAAGACTTCTACGGCGTGAAGCAGGTGGGTGAAGAGGTCCTTTTCTCCGCCCGCTTCGACTCGGCCCGCAAGGTGCAGATCGCCGGCGACTTCAACGGCTGGTCACTGGTCGGCACGCCGCTGGTCTCCAAGGCCCCCGGCCAGTGGACCACCACGCTGCCCCTGCCCCGCGGCCGCTACAAGTACCGCTTCGTCGTTGACGGCCAGTGGCTCAACGACCCGAACAACACCGCCGTCGAGTCGAACGAGTTCGGTGAACTGAACAACGTGGTGGAAGTGGCGTAG
- a CDS encoding nucleoside-diphosphate sugar epimerase/dehydratase yields the protein MSASLFRSFVSRLLQGNPAPARATISLSDLLGRPPVNLDTPELQRFLAGKRVMVTGAGGSIGSEICRQAIRFCPQRLLLVERAENALFEIDRELRDRWMGADIRPYVADVCDAGRIGDIFTAEQPQVVFHCAAHKHVPMMELNPGEAIKNNIFGTKTLADAAAAHGVAAFVMVSTDKAVNPTSVMGATKRVAELYVQSLNDAECRMPIAECGRKEEDPSAASFSFGTRHSAFGTSPTRFVAVRFGNVLGSSGSVVPIFQKQIDAGGPVTVTHPEMKRYFMMIPEASQLVMQAGAIARGGEVFILDMGQPVKILDLAHELIRRNGLKPGDDIEVRFSGIRPGEKLYEELACDYERAVPTNHPMIRVWQLPTASASEIDQMLTVLDTASRGSRADAVRALSWCVPEYRPDGAPAPAADVPTVLRLTSSESVAA from the coding sequence ATGAGCGCATCGCTTTTCCGCAGCTTCGTCAGCCGGCTCCTTCAGGGAAACCCAGCGCCTGCGCGCGCGACAATTTCCCTGTCCGATCTGCTCGGCCGACCGCCGGTAAATCTGGACACCCCCGAGTTGCAGCGATTTTTGGCCGGCAAACGGGTGATGGTGACCGGGGCGGGCGGCAGCATCGGCAGTGAGATCTGCCGGCAGGCGATCCGGTTCTGTCCGCAGCGGCTATTGCTGGTCGAGCGGGCCGAGAACGCCCTGTTCGAGATCGACCGCGAGCTGCGCGACCGCTGGATGGGCGCCGACATTCGCCCGTACGTTGCCGACGTCTGCGACGCCGGCCGGATCGGCGACATCTTCACCGCCGAGCAACCGCAGGTGGTGTTCCACTGCGCCGCGCACAAGCACGTGCCCATGATGGAGCTGAACCCCGGAGAGGCGATCAAGAACAACATCTTCGGCACCAAAACCCTCGCCGACGCCGCCGCTGCACACGGTGTCGCCGCGTTCGTGATGGTCAGCACCGACAAGGCCGTCAACCCCACCAGTGTCATGGGCGCGACGAAGCGCGTGGCGGAGCTGTATGTGCAGTCGTTGAACGATGCTGAATGTCGAATGCCCATTGCCGAATGTGGAAGGAAAGAGGAAGACCCTTCCGCTGCTTCATTTTCATTCGGCACTCGGCATTCGGCATTCGGCACTTCCCCCACCCGCTTCGTCGCCGTCCGCTTTGGCAACGTGCTGGGCAGCAGCGGGAGCGTGGTGCCGATCTTTCAGAAGCAGATCGACGCCGGCGGGCCGGTGACGGTGACGCATCCGGAGATGAAGCGCTACTTCATGATGATCCCCGAGGCCAGCCAGCTGGTCATGCAGGCCGGCGCAATCGCGCGCGGTGGCGAGGTGTTCATCCTGGATATGGGCCAGCCGGTGAAGATCCTCGACCTGGCCCACGAGCTGATCCGCCGAAACGGCTTGAAGCCCGGCGACGACATCGAAGTGCGCTTCAGCGGCATTCGGCCGGGCGAGAAGCTGTATGAGGAACTCGCCTGCGACTACGAGCGGGCCGTGCCGACGAATCACCCGATGATTCGCGTCTGGCAATTGCCGACCGCGTCGGCGAGCGAGATCGACCAGATGCTGACGGTGTTGGACACTGCCAGCCGTGGCAGCAGGGCAGATGCGGTGCGGGCGCTCTCATGGTGCGTGCCGGAGTATCGGCCGGATGGCGCGCCGGCACCGGCTGCTGACGTACCGACGGTACTGAGGCTAACGTCCAGCGAAAGTGTGGCGGCCTAA